A segment of the Robbsia sp. KACC 23696 genome:
TTCGCGGACATGCGCGCGCTCGCGCGCGTCGCCTTCCAGCAAGGCGCTGGCGTCGCGGGTGACATCGATGGTTTCCACGAGATTGCTTGTGCTATCGATGGTACGTTCCCCGAATGATCTAACGGCGCCATGCCGTGTAGCGTTCAAGATGCCGACGACGGGGTGTGCTTTGCCGCACGCACCGATGCCGCTCCCGCCGCGCCCCGGCGTGGCGCATTGTTGGAATCGACCGTCTCTTTATCCTGGCGCTCGCGCTTTCGATGTACTTCCCGTTTGCGGAAGAAGCGTTGCAGGGCAATCGACAAGCCAACCAGGGCAATGCCGATCGCCGCCAATGCGGCAAAGGACCCCATCGTCGGGTGCCGCAAGGTCTGCACCAATTGATGGGCGAACGAGACGGTCACGATGATACCCGGGCCCATGCCGATCAAGGTCCCGAGCAGGTAATCCCGCAAACCGATCTGCGACGCGCCGGCAATAACATTGACCACGGTGAATGGCGCCACCGGCAGAATCCGCAAAATGACCATCGCCACCAGACCGCGTTCCGCCAGGCGCTCCGAGAGTCCGTTGATGCGCGGTCCGGCAAGGCGGCGAACCGTCTCTCGCCCCAGCCAGCGTCCCAGTAAGTAAGTCACCGTTGCACTGGCCGCCGTGCCGATCAACGCATACGCGCCCCCCTGCACCGCGCCGAACACCAGGCCCGTGGCCGCGATCATCAACGTGATCGGCACCGACACGAGGCCACCGAGCACATAGGCCGCCAGAATCACCAGCGGGCTGAACGGCATGCGGGCAAGCGTCTCCGTCAACTGCGTCAGCATATTGATGCTCATGTACTGCTTCAATGGCGTCCATTGCCATAAAACGGCCGCACCGGCCAGCAATAGCGCGAGCAATCCGAGCCAGGCATAGCGTCCCGACAGACCACGGCGCTTTTCCGCCGGGACGAATTGCGTCACCAGCGCCTCGGGCGCGATCGGCGTTTCCGGATCGATGATCGCTTCGCTCGGCACCAGATTATCGAGATCCGGCGTTACCACCGGATCGTGTGGGGCCAATGTACGCTCGCCATGGCCAAGCGCATCGATGGCCTGCAGCACGGAGCCGGTGCGCGCAATCTCTTCGCCGACGCGATCCGGCGCCTGTCCGAGATGTTCGCCAAGCAGGCGATTTCGCATCGCCGGAATGGCCGGCCCTTCAAGCGCGATATTGCATTCGGTGTCGAGGACCATCGAGCGATTATTCAGATTTGCGGATCCAACGAACAGCAAGTCATCGTCGACAAACATCACTTTGCTGTGCACGTTGACGCAATCCTCACCCAAGCCTGGCACCTGGGGGCAGAACATGCGGTAGCGCTGCGCATCGGCCACCCCGCGCAGGTCGCGATGCAAACGCGCACGCAGGACGCCCATCGTCGCTTCCTGCAACCAGCCGCCCTCGACACGCCGCGAGATGATCGCGACTTCCGGCCCCTGCGGATCCTGCAAGCGCTCGCGCAGGACTTCGCCCACGATGCCGGACGTAAAATACTGGTTCTCGCATAACACATGGCGCTTGGCGCGTCGGATCATGTCCAGATACATCTGGCGAATTTCCTGCACTGCCGGGCGGCCGCCATATTCGGGCTCGGTACGGCAAATGGCGAGCGAGACATCCTCGACATCGGGCGCTACCGACGCGGGCCAGGGATCGTGTTGCGCGGCGCGCATTTGCGCGCTCAGCACCGCCACGCGCCGGCCATTGGCGCGAAGCCAGCGCTCGCGTACCAGCTCGCCGATGGCCGCCGCCGCCGCGCCATCGAACATGACCTGGATATCGTGGAAGGGTCCGTACGGCTCGCCGTTCGGATCGCGTCGCAAAGGTTGCTTTGGCGCGTGCGCCTGCGTGTCCCAACGCGAACGCGTCAGATCCAAGCCGCCGACGAATGCCACGCGATCGTCGATCAGCGCGATTTTTTGATGATGCGAACCACCGATCGGATGCCGTCCATCCTGCAGAAAAGCGAACCGTCGGTGCGCGCGCCAGCCCATCTTGAAAACCGGCAACCATTCGCGCTCGAAGGCGTAGAGCATGGCGAAATCCCAGCTCAACACATACACGCGCAGTCCGGGGCGCTTCGCCACGATGGCGTGCAAAAACTCCGCGAGCGGATCCGGGAAACCGTCATTGGCGCCGCCCGGGACCAATTTCATCCGGCTGTCGAGGTCCCATCCTAAAATGAATACGGTCTGCCGCGCGTTCCGGATCGCTTCCCGCAGTGCGGTGAAATATTCCTCGCCATCGATCAACATCCGAAACCGATGCGCCTGCTCCACACGCCAGCAGTTCTCACCGGGGCGAAAGAGCCGTTCTGCCACCTCAGGCGGGGACGTGACGGTGTCTGCGGTAGGAGCGTCGACAGAGGACAAAATAGGATTTCCGGCAAGGCGTTCGGGCTGGGATTGTCAGGACCGAGCCATGAAAATAGGGACTGCGTGCGGGATGATGTCGCGCATCCACGCGGGCAATGCTATCGAACCACTAAGCAAAACGTGTTCCACGGCTAGTGTGTCTTTCGCCCTGCTTTGCCGGCTGCCTGTTCGCGCGGACCTGGCCGTTGCGCGCGTCTCCGCATCGTTTGACCGTGCGACGGCCCAGTACGACGTAAAATGCCGGAAACTGTGCCATTTCCGGCACACCGCGGCAAAAATTTTTTCGTTACTTTCAAATAGGTAGTCACTTACATGCGCATCACCACCTGGAACGTCAATTCGCTGAAGGTACGACTGGGGCATGTACTCGAATGGCTGGCAGCAAATCCTGTCGATGCATTGTGTCTGCAGGAACTGAAACTGACAGACGACAAGTTCCCGGTCGCCGAGATCGCCGCGGCCGGTTATCGCAGCTTTTTCATCGGTCAGAAGACGTATAACGGGGTAGCGATCCTGGTCCGCGACGGGCTCGAGATCGACGAAGTCGACATCACGCGCAATATCCCCGGCTTCGACGACCCGCAGCAGCGACTGATCGCCGTGACGGTGTCGGGTGTCCGCGTGATCTCGGCGTATTTCCCGAATGGCCAGGCGCCAGGGACCGAGAAGTTCGCCTACAAGCTCGAATGGTTGGCCGCTTTGGAGAAGTGGATCGCTGCCGAACTGACGCGCCATCCGCGCCTCGCGCTGACCGGCGATTTCAATATCGCGCCCGACGATCGGGACGTCCACGATCCGGCAAAATGGGTCGGCCAGAATCTGGTGTCGCCGGAAGAGCGCGGGGCCTTCATGCGCCTGATCGACTTGGGCCTGAGCGACAGCTTCCGCCAGTTCGATCAGGCGGAGAAATCGTTCAGTTGGTGGGATTACCGGATGTTCGCATTTCGCCGAAATGCCGGATTGCGGATCGATCACGTGCTGCTGAGCGAGCCGCTGGCAAAAGCGTGTACGGCCTGCGAGATCGACAAGACGCCTCGTGCGCTGGAGCAGCCGTCCGACCACACGCCCGTGACGGCGACGTTCGATATCTGAGCGGTCCCGCAGCCCGCTAGCGTAGAGGCTCGCCTTCGCCTTCGCCTTCGCTGCAAGCATCGTTGCTTTCGTCGGCTTAGTCGGCTTAGTCGGCTTAGTCGGCTTCATCAGCTTCATCGTGCTTCGTCGCGTCGCCGTATCGGAAGCGTACCTCTCGGAACGTGACGATCGCGGTATCGTCGCGCGCCATCGACGTGCCGCCAGTCCTGGCGGTGTCGAAAGCCACCCGCAAGCGCTGGCAAGGACGCATCGCGTAGACAATGCCTAGTACATCACCCCCAGTGGAAAATCAGCGTCGACAAACCCTGGCTGATTTGGACCAGACAGCCGAAAAAGACGACCAAGGTGCCCGCCGTCACCGGTCCTCCCGTGATGTCGTTGGAAGCGCGTCCGGCGGAAAAACCATTGATCACAAAGATAAAAGCGGGGAAAAGGCAGGCGCCGGCGAAAGTCGACGCAAGCAGCAGCCGCCAAGCGCCGCGCATCCTCACACGGCGCGCTTCACGCAAGAAGCGACCATACCGCTCACGCCAGGTCGCCAGCAGCGGCGCCTGCATGTGAAACATCCGCAAGTCCTTGGCGAAAGCCGGCTGCGTGAGAATCCGATCCAGCAGACGTATGGCATTGAACATCCCGGTATTGCGTTCGCATACGCCCCAGCTCGCCTGCCCGGTGCGCACACGAACAACCAATACCGGCACCATGCCGGCCATCAGCAATAACGGTATCCACCACGCTATCCGACCGGCCAATATGATCGGCGGTACACCGGATGGACCGAATCTGCTGCGCGAAAGGCATCGACGCGCACGGACCGCCGCGCCCCGGAACATTAACGGAACAAGGCACGCGCCGCTCGCGGCCAACGCACAACTCTGTAAGCACTACGATATAAAATGAAGGTGCGAATATCCGGATATTGACTTGGTTTGAGGGTATGACCGCTCGTCTGACGCCCCAAAAGGAAAGCGGGACAGCGCCGCCCCAAAAGGGTCGTGCTGTCCCGTTCTACTGGCGCGCCCCGCTCAGGGCACACCGGCGACAATGTGCGGCGAGCGAATGCTCACGCCTCCAGATCAAGCTCCTGTATCTTCCGCGTAATCGTATTGCGGCCGATACCCAGACGCTCGGCGGCCTCGACTTTCCGTCCGCGCGTGAAATCCAGCGCCTCTTTGATCACGGCAGCTTCGAAGCGACGCGTCACCTGATCCATTACGTCCGGCGCGCTGCTGCGTAGCAATCGTGCGACCTCGCTACGCAAGCTACTTTCCCAGCTTTCGCTACGCTCGGCCACGCCGCCTGCAGCGGCGCCATCGCTCGCAACACCGCCAGACGCGCCTACCGCAGCGCCGGCAGGCACATTGGGCGACAGACTATCCGACACGTCCGCATCGCCGCCCGCGTCGGACAAGGACACCGGCGCACCCGAGCCGCTACTCAGCGCGCTATTGCCTTCACCGAGACTCGCACCGAGGGTGCCGGTCGATCCGGTGGAGCGCATCTCCGCCGGCAAATCCTTGACTTCGATCGTCTGTGCCGGCGCCATCACCGTCAGCCAGTTACACAGATTCTCCAACTGCCGCACGTTACCGGGGAACGGCAGCGACGACAGATAGGCCAGCGCATCGTCAGTAACCCGCTTCGGTTCGACGCCCAGATCGCGGGCGCTCTTCAGCAGAAAGTGCTTGGTCAGCAGCGCGATATCGTCGGAGCGCTCGCGCAACGGCGGCAGACGCAGCCGGATGACATTGAGCCGATGGTACAAGTCCTCGCGGAACATACCCTGACGGACGCGCGTTTCCAGATTCTGGTGAGTCGCGGCAATCACGCGTACATTGGCGCGCAGCGGGTTGTGGCCGCCCACACGATAGAACTGCCCATCGGATAACACGCGCAACAAGCGGGTCTGCAGATCGAACGGCATATCGCCGATTTCATCGAGAAACAACGTGCCGTTCTCGGCTTGCTCGAAGCGGCCCTGCCGCATCGCTTGCGCACCGGTGAAGGCGCCACGCTCATGCCCGAACAGCTCGGATTCCAGCAGATCCTTCGGAATCGCAGCGGTATTCAGTGCGATGAAGGGCCCGTTGGCCCGCGGGCTGTGCCGATGCAAGGCGCGTGCGACAAGCTCTTTACCGGTACCGGACTCGCCGGTGATCAGTACCGTCGCGCTCGAGTTGGAAAGCCGGCCGATCGCGCGAAACATGTCCTGCATCGCGCTGGCCTGCCCGAGCATCTCGGGCGCTTCCGTCGGCCGGTCGTCGTCGTGGTGCTCCCCGCGCTGGCTTTCCTCCACCGCGCGGCGAATCAGTTCCACCGCACGATCGATATCGAAGGGCTTGGCCAGGTATTCGAATGCCCCGCCTTGAAACGCGGCGACGGCACTGTCCAGATCGGAAAATGCCGTCATGATGATGACGGGCAGCCCGGGCACGCGTTCACGCACCCGTTGCAGCAGGTCGAGACCCGAGCCCCCCGGCATCCGGATATCGGATACGAGGACCTGGGGCCGATCGCTCTCTAGCGCAATGGTCGCATCGCGCACATTGCTGAAGCTACGCGTGGGAAAGTTCTCCCGCGCCAGGGCTTTTTCGAGAACCCATCGGATCGATTGATCGTCGTCTACTATCCAGATCGGTTTCATGGTCTTCAGTAGTTCAATGGCAACAGGATCTGGAACTCGGTCTTACCAGGTCGGCTTTCGCATTCGATCAGTCCATCGTGCTGCTGCACGAAGGTCTGCGCCAGCGTCAGCCCGAGACCGCTTCCGTCCTCACGGCCGGAGACCAGCGGATAAAAGATCCGATCCCGGATCTCGTCGGGAATGCCCGGACCGTTGTCCGTGATACGCAAGTCCAATGCCAGTTTGCATTGACGCTTCGCGATCACGATACGTCGCGCGATCCGTGTCCGAAACTCGATCACCGCCGTGCCCTCGGCGATCTGCGAGCGAAGTGCCTCCGCCGCATTGCGCACGATATTCAGTACTGCCTGAATCAACTGCTCCATATCGCCACGCAGATCCGGCACGGAGACATCGAAGTCGCGCTCGATCGTCAAACCGCGCGGGAACTCGGCGAGAATCACCGCACGCACGCGCTCGAAGACCTCATGGATATTTACGTCGCGTACGATGTGCGGATGGCGATGCGGTTCCAGCAAACGATCCACCAGCGTCTGCAGCCGATCGGATTCCTTGATGATGACCTGCGTGTATTCCTTCAGCTCACGCGCGTTCTCGTTCAATTCGAACTCGAGCAATTGCGCAGCGCCACGAATACCGCCCAACGGATTCTTGATCTCGTGCGCCAGATTGCGGATCAACTGCTTGTTGGCCGCCGAAAGATCGGCGATCCGCTCCTCACGGTCGTTGCGCAGTTTCTGCTCGTTCTCGAACACTTCGACGAGCAGATAATCCGGCACCGATTCCAACACGCCCAGTACCGCCAGCACGCGCAGCGGTTCATGGCCGTGCCGCTCGATCACCGCATCCAGATGCGTCGCCTGGAAATAGTCCTGGCTCAACGCAGTGATCGATTCCAGGGGCCCAAGATCACTGGTGAACAGATCGCCCCAGGCCATCTGCATCAGTTGCCGCCGCGACAACTCGAGTAGCGCTTCGGCGGCAGGATTGGCGAAGACGATCCGCCAACTGCTGCGCTCCAGGACCAGCACGACCGACGGCAGTGCTTCGAGCCCGGGCAGCAGACCCGCATCGAGCAAGGCTTGCGGGGCTGTCGGGCCAATATTGGCGCGCGCGGTGGCGGCGGCGTCGGACGCCGCGGCATCGTTCTGGGACTTGCGTCCTCGCATCAGGTTCTTCAGTACCATCGGATCGTCGAAGCCTTGGTTTCCGGGTGGTATCGGTAGCACGCAACGAAAAAGGGGACGGCACCCCCGTCCCCTTTTTCGTTGCGTGGCGCCCGTGAATCGCGTGCCTTCCCTCTCGGCACACGTCCCGGACGCCTCGCAGTGCTGGATCACAGACGAACGGAGACGGGACAGCGCCAATACCGCCGGCGCCGCCCGTCCGACCCTCGATCAGAGCGAGTAGTACATCTCGAATTCGACCGGATGCGTCGTCATGCGGAAACGCGTGACTTCTTCCATCTTCAACGCGATGTACGCATCGATCATGCTGTCCGTGAACACGCCACCACGGGTCAGGAACTCGCGATCCTTGTCCAGGTGCTCGAGCGCTTCTTCGAGGCTCGCGCAAACGGTCGGGATCAGCTTGTCTTCTTCCGGCGGCAGATCGTACAGGTTCTTGTCCGAAGCTTCGCCCGGATGGATCTTGTTCTGCACGCCGTCCAGACCCGCCATCATCAGCGCGGAGAAGGCCAGGTACGGATTCGCCATCGGATCAGGGAAACGCGTTTCGATACGACGACCCTTCGGGTTCGACACGTGCGGAATACGGATCGATGCCGAACGGTTACGTGCCGAGTACGCCAGCTTCACCGGTGCTTCGAAGCCCGGAACTAGACGCTTGTACGAGTTCGTCGTCGGGTTCGTGATGGCGTTCAGCGCGCGAGCGTGCTTGATGATGCCGCCGATGTAGAACAGCGCGAATTCCGACAGGCCTGCATAGCCGTCACCGGCGAACAGGTTCTTGCCGTCCTTCCAGATCGATTGGTGCACGTGCATGCCCGAACCGTTGTCGCCAACGATCGGCTTCGGCATGAACGTAGCCGTCTTGCCGTACGTGTGCGCGACGTTTTGCACGATGTACTTCGTCAGCATCGTCCAGTCGGCGCGCTGCACCAGCGTCGAGAACTTCGTGCCCAGTTCGTTCTGGCCTTGGCCCGCCACTTCGTGGTGGTGCACTTCGACCGGCACGCCTGCCGCTTCCAGCAGCAGACACATTTCCGAACGCATGTCCTGGAACGTGTCGACCGGGGCAACCGGAAAATAGCCGCCCTTCACGCCCGGACGGTGACCGGTGTTGCCGCCTTCGAACTTCGCCTTCGACGACCACGGTGCTTCTTCCGAACCGATCTGGACGAAGGAACCTTGCATATCGACGTTCCAACGCACGGAGTCGAAAATGAAGAATTCCGGTTCCGGACCGAAGTACGCCGTGTCGCCCAGACCCGAGCTCTTCAGGTAGGCTTCAGCGCGCTTTGCCAGCGAGCGCGGATCGCGCTCATAGCCCTTGCCGTCCGACGGTTCGATGACGTCGCACGACAGCACCAGCGTCGATTCTTCATAGAACGGGTCGATGAAGGCGGTCGATGCGTCCGGAATCAGCAGCATGTCCGACGCTTCGATACCCTTCCAGCCTGCGATCGAGGAGCCGTCGAAAGCGTGGCCGCTCTCGAACTTGTCTTCGTCGAATGCCGACACCGGCACCGACACGTGCTGTTCCTTACCCTTCGTGTCGGTGAAGCGGAAATCGACAAACTTGACGTCCTCGTCCTTGACGAGCTTGATGACGTCGGCCACGGTTTTGCTCATTACATATCTCCAGATAGACCATTTTGGCGGCGATCCGTCGCCGCCCGTGTGTGCACGTGAGGTACTGCAGGTTCTTGATGCCGGTTCTGCGTTTTGTTGCCCGACGGATGCCGCGCGCCTGCCGCATTCGTGCCACGCCTGAGTGCGGCGCACACTTGCCGTCCGGCGGCACGCCGGGCGGATACGCCTCTTAATGCATGAAGCGTGCCCGATGCACCGCAACGAGGCGCGCACGCGCTATCCCGGCGCGCCGATTGCGTTTTTTCCTCCGCGCTCCCCTGCAAGCCCGTCGATTTCCGTCCGTGCCCCGCGTCGCGCGGCCATTACGCCCCAGGAATGCGCATGATTATGCACCATATTGAGGCGCGCACCATAATAGGGCTTCGCGATAGACCGTTCGGCCGAGTGTCGCGCGCCAGAGCCGGTTGCTAGAATACGCTTATTCATACTGACCGCCCGCCGTGACGGATCGATGACGTCCGACGATCCTGCATGGCACGTTAATGCACCTGGATGCGCCACGATGACTGCTGACTCGCCCTCTCTCTCCGCCGCGGTGCCACACGCGGCCGGTTCGGCCGATACCGTCGACACGCTGCTCGCCCGTGGCCGCGCCCGTGCGGTCGAAGGGACGCTGCCCTACGCCGGCGCCGTGACGCCGGACGAAGCTTTCGCGCTGCTGCAAACGCCCGATGTGCTGCTCGTCGACGTGCGCACGCTTGCGGAGCTAACCTGGGTCGGTCGCCCGACCGTTGCCGCCGGACAGTATGCCCATATCGAATGGAATGCTTGGCCCGGCGGTGCACGCAATACACAATTTGTCGATCAACTGCGCGACGCATGCGGCGCGGATGGTACCGATCGGCCGGTGCTGTTGCTGTGCCGCAGTGCGGCGCGGTCCAAGGCCGCCGCGCAATGGGCGACGGAACAGGGTTTTACGCAAGTGTTCGATGTGCTCGAGGGATTCGAAGGTGACAAGGATGTCCACGGACATCGGAAGTCCGTCGGCGGCTGGTGCGCGCGCCAACTGCCGTGGCAAGGCGCTTAAGACATGTAAGACCGCCGCCCCGGCGCTAGGGCCGGGGCGGCGACCTTGGCGCACCCTATCGGCATTAGCTGTCCGCTTAAGCTGCTGCCGACGCCGGCGGGTGCTCGACCATTTCACCGCCCAAGGCACTGACGCCCTCGCGCAGCACGGCAAAGGCGGCGTCGACCGAGACGGCGTCGCCCTTGACGCCCAGGTCGATATGGTGGCGCGCATACAGCTCCCCGCGCTGCGCATCGCCGACGCTCGGCAAACTGAACGCCTTGACGCTCGGGAACGATGTTTCGATCTGATTCATCAACGGGGCGATCGTCGATTCCGCCAGGCCGAACACCAGGATCGAGCGCTCGACACGGGTATCGACGTGATGGAGGTGCGCGTAATGCGTGTCGAGCACCCACTCGATCATCGGCCAGGCCATCACCGGGAATCCCGGGACGAAATGGTGGTTTGCGAGCGTGAATCCAGGAATCTTGTTGTAGGGATTCGGGATGATCGCCGCGCCGGCCGGAAACTCGCCCATCTTCAGCCGTTGCCGATTTTCCGGCAGCGTCAGATCCGGCTCGGCCTGCCCCGTCATCTCGCGCATGCGCTCGACGATCAAGGCCTTGGCCGATTCGTGCAGCGCGAGCGGCACACCGAGCGCATCGGCCGCGCACTGCCGCGTGTGATCGTCCGGCGTCGCACCGATGCCACCGGTGCTGAACACTACGTCGCCCCCGGCCATCGTCCGCTTCAGCGTGGCGGTGATGCGCGCGGGATCGTCGCCGACGTATTCCGCCCAGTCCAGCGACAGGCCGCGCGCGGTCAGCAAACCGATCACGTGTTGCAAATGCTTGTCTGTTCGACGCCCTGAAAGGATCTCGTCGCCGATGATGATGATGCCGATTGCCATACGGAAAACCCGGTGAGTGCTGCGCGCAAAACGCAAGGCCGATCGCACGAACGGGCCATCCGGCACGCCACCGGTGGGCCCTTGCATCATGCAGTCGAGCAGCAGCAAGGATCTGCAGGAACGCCCTCGGGCGCATGCTGTCAGGATACCTCAGGCTCCTCGGACCTGCCGGGAGACGCGTCGCGCGCTTACAGTCCGGGTTCGACGCGCGTCACCGGCGGCGGCGTCTGCGCGCGCAGTGCTTCGAGCGCGCGCAGACAGTAATGCCCGAACCACAGCGCGGAGAAGACGAAAATCACCACATACAGCCATACCGAGACCAAGGCGATGATCGGAAAAAGCACGATCGCGATGATCGACGTGGCCCACAAGAACGCCGGGATGGCGCCCAGCAGGCCGCACGCGATACCGATGACGAGCAAGGGCACGCGATGCCGTCGCAGCAGAATGCGCCGCTCGTCGGCGCTGGCGTGCAATGCCAGCGCGTCATAGCTCATCATGCGATAGGTCAGCCAGCCCCACAACACCGGCGGTACGATCGCCAAAAACGGCGGCACGAACCAGAGCGGCAAGGTGACGATCATCAGGACCAGGAAGATCAGCGTCGACCAGCTGCCATAGCCGATGCTGCCGAGCAGGCTGCCGCCACGCAAGGTATCGAGGTGCGCGAAACGACGACGGCCCAGATGCGCGATGACGGCCGGCATCGACGTGACGCCGATCAGCAACAGGATCGTCGCGACGATCAGCGGAATCGCGAAAGCGATGATCAGGAACGGCGCGAAGACCATATGCAGGCCGCCCAGACCGATGAAGGCGATTGCCCGCTCCACCCCGTCGAGCGCCGGCCATTGCGCCAGAAACCCCCGCACCCAGGCATTGGCACGTTCCCAACCGGCAAACAGGATCAAGCCCCAGATTGCCGCGGACATCACGAAGGGCGCAACCGTCAACCACCAGACACGCGGATTAAGGAAACCGGAAATGGCGCGTGCCAGCGACGCCACCACTTCCGTATTCTGTCTAAACTCACCGTTGGAGGGCATCCCACACCTTGTGCAGTCGTTTCACCGACACCGGCATCGGTGTCTTCAGTTCCTGCGCGAACAACGAGATGCGCAGTTCTTCGAGCAACCAGCGGAATTGCTCCAGCCGCGGATCCGAACCGGCCCGCCATTGCGATGCGACGCGTTGGTACTGCATGCGCAACGGCGCCATTTCGGCACTCGCACGCGCGTCGCGCTGCGCATCGGTTTTCAACTTCGTCAGACGCGTGGCGATGCCCTGCAGATAACGCGGGAAATGCGACAGTTGCGCATACGGCGTCTCGGCGATGAAACGCTTCCCCATCAGCGCGCGCAGTTGCTGCTGCATGTCGTCATGCGGCGCGCCGAAGCTTTTCGCCTGCGCGAGCTTCTTGCTGACGTCGGTGTACTCGGTCAGGATCGTTCCCACCAGCCGCGCCACCTCCTGCGCCAGTAAGGACAGCCGTGCGCGCCCTTCGTCCCGACGCACCGCGAACGATGCGTCGTCGTCCGGCAGCGGATCGCTCAAACAGGCGCGCTCGATCGCGCAATCAAGCAATTGCGCCCGCAGCTCGTCTTGCGTGCCCAAGGGCATGTACTGCATCGCCATCTGCTGCAATCCCGGCAGGTTCTTTTCGAGATATTTCAACGGCTCGCGCAATTGCAAGGCGAAGAGCCGGCGCAAGCCGCTGCGATGCCTGGCACCGGCCTCTTCCGGCGAGTCGAACACCTGCACCTCGACATGCGTGCCCCGATCGACCAGCGCCGGATAGCCGTACAGCGTGTTGCCGCCACGGCGAACCTCCAGCAACTCCGGCAATTTGCCGAACGTCCAGTTCGTCAGATTATCGTACAGCGCGATGCCCGAGGACATCGGTGCGGCGCCGGCCGCCGACGTCACGCCGCCGCCCGTTCCAGTGCCTTGCTTCGACGCCCCGTGTTTTGCTCCCGTGCTGTCGCTCGCTTTACCGGTGGCGGAAGCGCCCGACTGAGCGTTGCCCCGCGCTGACAACGCACCTGATGCGGTCCGATCCGTTTTCTTGCCGAACGCGGCAACGGCGGCGGCAGACCCGGCCGACATATCGGCCGCCGCGTCATCGGCAGCCGCCGCGTCGGCCCCCGCCACGTTAGCGCTCGCCAGGGCGATCTGCGCAAATTGCTGCTGCGCCTGACCGCCATATTCGACGCGCAAGGCGGACAGGCTGCGGGCCATCGCCAACTGGCGACCGTGCTCGTCCACCAGCTTGAAATTCATGAACAAATGCGCGGCAAGAGTTTCGAGCTTGAAATCCGAGGGGCGCAATTGCTGCTGCGTCTGCAGCCGCACATCGGTGCAAAGGGCATCGACCAGCCCCTCCGCCACCATCGTGCTGCCGCTGCCGTAGACGCGCGGCGCATGGCGGTCCAGAAACGCCGCGGCATAGTCCGGCAACGGCACGCAATGGCGTCGCAGCTTCTGCGGCAAGGACTTCAGCAGCGCCTGGACTTTTTCCTTCAACATCCCGGCCACCAGCCATTCGCAGCGACGCTCGCCCACCTGGTTCAAGGCGAACAGCGGAATCGTCAGGGTCACGCCGTCGCGCGGCGAACCCGGCTCGAAGTGATACGACAGCCCCATGTCCTGGCCCGCGATCGTCACGCGCTTCGGGAACAGATCAGTGGTGATGCCGGCCGCTTCGTGACGCATCAGATCGTCGCGCGACAAATACAGCAACTTGGCCGCTGCGCCGTTCGCATTGCCGGCCGCCGGTGCATTGCCCGCGCCCGCCTTTGCCGCGCCGCCGTCTCGCCGGCTTCCGGCATTCGCCT
Coding sequences within it:
- a CDS encoding EI24 domain-containing protein yields the protein MPSNGEFRQNTEVVASLARAISGFLNPRVWWLTVAPFVMSAAIWGLILFAGWERANAWVRGFLAQWPALDGVERAIAFIGLGGLHMVFAPFLIIAFAIPLIVATILLLIGVTSMPAVIAHLGRRRFAHLDTLRGGSLLGSIGYGSWSTLIFLVLMIVTLPLWFVPPFLAIVPPVLWGWLTYRMMSYDALALHASADERRILLRRHRVPLLVIGIACGLLGAIPAFLWATSIIAIVLFPIIALVSVWLYVVIFVFSALWFGHYCLRALEALRAQTPPPVTRVEPGL
- a CDS encoding molybdopterin-binding protein, with translation MAIGIIIIGDEILSGRRTDKHLQHVIGLLTARGLSLDWAEYVGDDPARITATLKRTMAGGDVVFSTGGIGATPDDHTRQCAADALGVPLALHESAKALIVERMREMTGQAEPDLTLPENRQRLKMGEFPAGAAIIPNPYNKIPGFTLANHHFVPGFPVMAWPMIEWVLDTHYAHLHHVDTRVERSILVFGLAESTIAPLMNQIETSFPSVKAFSLPSVGDAQRGELYARHHIDLGVKGDAVSVDAAFAVLREGVSALGGEMVEHPPASAAA
- a CDS encoding rhodanese-like domain-containing protein, producing MTADSPSLSAAVPHAAGSADTVDTLLARGRARAVEGTLPYAGAVTPDEAFALLQTPDVLLVDVRTLAELTWVGRPTVAAGQYAHIEWNAWPGGARNTQFVDQLRDACGADGTDRPVLLLCRSAARSKAAAQWATEQGFTQVFDVLEGFEGDKDVHGHRKSVGGWCARQLPWQGA
- the glnA gene encoding type I glutamate--ammonia ligase; the encoded protein is MSKTVADVIKLVKDEDVKFVDFRFTDTKGKEQHVSVPVSAFDEDKFESGHAFDGSSIAGWKGIEASDMLLIPDASTAFIDPFYEESTLVLSCDVIEPSDGKGYERDPRSLAKRAEAYLKSSGLGDTAYFGPEPEFFIFDSVRWNVDMQGSFVQIGSEEAPWSSKAKFEGGNTGHRPGVKGGYFPVAPVDTFQDMRSEMCLLLEAAGVPVEVHHHEVAGQGQNELGTKFSTLVQRADWTMLTKYIVQNVAHTYGKTATFMPKPIVGDNGSGMHVHQSIWKDGKNLFAGDGYAGLSEFALFYIGGIIKHARALNAITNPTTNSYKRLVPGFEAPVKLAYSARNRSASIRIPHVSNPKGRRIETRFPDPMANPYLAFSALMMAGLDGVQNKIHPGEASDKNLYDLPPEEDKLIPTVCASLEEALEHLDKDREFLTRGGVFTDSMIDAYIALKMEEVTRFRMTTHPVEFEMYYSL